One genomic region from Podarcis raffonei isolate rPodRaf1 chromosome 16, rPodRaf1.pri, whole genome shotgun sequence encodes:
- the LOC128403982 gene encoding immunoglobulin superfamily member 11-like: MSPGKKGRVRPWPRALPGWWILLGCITVSGAVKVSVVADSIQVVQGGSALLPCSFRTTAPLNHLNIIWTIIPSADPNRPQQVLAYEQGEVVESISHYTGRVGFAFSPTKSATIILNDTRSSDSGRYQCSVMNPPDAATPNIGVIQLTVFVPPSRPRCSSEGDGEEGGSLQFSCTVDEGMPTPTFTWEKIPPDAQPLMISYEDGKRALLTLQNLTTQASGLYRCTASNMLGSTSCVLELRVHVTSHGTTSRAVGISLMLTMGLVLMTLFVLVLWLHHQSVEKQRELEQDNARKKHRTDSFTLGRLIVVKSPSGANPAASPITKPLWIFTSSTPNTTYAHREWRPEQGNLSQATLPGGPRQPWGRWRSNSVSEEQGSSSGSEEGKQPGPFPKPRGFLV; this comes from the exons ATGAGCCCTGGAAAGAAGGGCAGAGTCCGGCCCTGGCCCAGAGCTCTACCTGGCTGGTGGATTCTCCTTGGCTGCATAACAG tcTCAGGGGCTGTGAAGGTCTCTGTGGTGGCTGATAGCATCCAGGTTGTACAGGGAGGAAGTGCCCTCTTGCCGTGCTCTTTCCGCACCACAGCACCCTTGAACCACCTTAATATCATATGGACCATCATTCCATCTGCGGACCCCAACCGCCCTCAGCAG GTCCTTGCCTACGAGCAAGGCGAGGTGGTGGAGAGCATCTCCCACTACACAGGCCGGGTGGGCTTTGCTTTCTCGCCCACCAAGAGCGCCACCATCATCCTGAACGACACACGGAGCTCGGACAGCGGCAGGTACCAGTGCAGTGTGATGAACCCGCCAGATGCTGCCACGCCCAACATCGGAGTCATCCAGCTCACTGTGTTTG TGCCTCCCTCTCGTCCCAGGTGCTCCAGCGAGGGCGACGGCGAGGAGGGCGGAAGCCTCCAGTTCTCATGCACTGTGGATGAAGGGATGCCCACCCCCACGTTCACCTGGGAGAAGATCCCACCGGATGCGCAACCTCTGATGATAAGCTATGAAG ATGGCAAACGTGCCCTCCTGACCTTGCAAAACCTGACGACGCAGGCCTCGGGCCTTTACCGCTGCACAGCCTCCAACATGCTGGGCTCCACCTCCTGCGTCCTGGAGCTGCGTGTTCACGTCA CCTCACATGGCACCACCTCCCGCGCAGTGGGGATCAGCCTCATGCTCACAATGGGCCTGGTGCTCATGACGCTCTTTGTACTGGTGTTGTGGCTGCACCATCAGAGTGTGGAGAAGCAGAGAGAGCTGGAACAGGACAATGCACGGAAAAAGCACAG AACGGACAGCTTCACATTGGGGCGCCTGATAGTTGTCAAGAGTCCTTCTGGAGCCAACCCTGCGGCCAGCCCCATCACCAAGCCCCTCTGGATCTTCACCAGCTCCACTCCCAACACCACCTATGCCCATCGTGAATGGAGGCCCGAGCAGGGGAACCTCAGCCAGGCCACACTGCCAGGCGGCCCACGACAACCCTGGGGGAGATGGAGAAGCAACAGCGTCTCTGAGGAGCAGGGGTCTTCATCCGGAAGCGAGGAAGGGAAACAGCCAGGTCCTTTCCCAAAACCCAGAGGATTCCTGGTCTAG
- the USF1 gene encoding upstream stimulatory factor 1 isoform X2: protein MKGQQKAVETEEGTVQIQEVATGEDPTSVAIASIQSAATFPDPNIKYVFRTENGGTQLMYRVIQVAEGQLDGQTEGTGAISGYPATQSMTQAVIQGAFTSEDAVETEAATTETHYTYYPATAVADTSTSAGAGTTATAVVTTQNSDALLGQATPTGTGQFFVMMSPQEVLQSGTQRSIAPRTHPYSPKSEAPRTTRDEKRRAQHNEVERRRRDKINNWIVQLSKIIPDCSMENTKSGQSKGGILSKACDYIQELRQSNIRLSEELQGLDQLQMDNEVLRQQVEDLKNKNLILRAQLRQHGVEVIIKDSH from the exons ATGAAGGG ACAGCAGAAAGCGGTAGAGACGGAAGAGGGCACTGTGCAAATCCAGGAAG TGGCGACAGGCGAAGATCCCACCAGTGTGGCCATTGCTAGCATTCAATCAGCTGCCACCTTCCCTGATCCCAACATCAAATACGTCTTCCGGACAGAAAATGGGGGCACTCAG CTGATGTACAGAGTGATTCAGGTAGCCGAGGGGCAGCTGGATGGGCAGACCGAGGGGACTGGGGCCATCAGCGGTTATCCTGCAACGCAGTCCATGACACAG GCTGTCATCCAGGGCGCATTCACTAGCGAAGATGCCGTTGAGACAGAAGCTGCAACCACGGAGACGCACTACACATACTACCCTGCCACTGCAGTGGCTGACACCAGCACGTCTGCCGGGGCAGGGACCACAGCCACAGCCGTGGTGACGACCCAGAACTCAGATGCCCTGCTGGGGCAAGCGACGCCAACTGGCACAG GGCAGTTTTTTGTCATGATGTCGCCACAGGAGGTTCTGCAAAGTGGGACACAGAGGTCCATCGCACCCAGGACTCACCCTTACTCACC GAAGTCTGAAGCTCCACGAACGACCCGAGATGAGAAACGTCGGGCACAGCACAATGAAG TGGAGCGCAGGCGCAGGGACAAGATCAACAACTGGATTGTGCAGCTGTCTAAGATTATCCCTGACTGTTCCATGGAGAACACCAAGTCTGGGCAG AGCAAAGGAGGGATCCTCTCCAAAGCTTGTGACTACATCCAGGAGCTGCGGCAGAGCAATATTCGTCTCTCCGAGGAGCTGCAGGGCTTGGACCAGCTACAGATGGACAACGAGGTCTTGCGACAGCAG GTGGAAGACCTGAAAAACAAGAACCTGATCTTGCGAGCGCAGCTGCGGCAGCACGGCGTGGAGGTCATCATCAAGGACAGCCACTGA
- the USF1 gene encoding upstream stimulatory factor 1 isoform X1 has protein sequence MKGQQKAVETEEGTVQIQEGAVATGEDPTSVAIASIQSAATFPDPNIKYVFRTENGGTQLMYRVIQVAEGQLDGQTEGTGAISGYPATQSMTQAVIQGAFTSEDAVETEAATTETHYTYYPATAVADTSTSAGAGTTATAVVTTQNSDALLGQATPTGTGQFFVMMSPQEVLQSGTQRSIAPRTHPYSPKSEAPRTTRDEKRRAQHNEVERRRRDKINNWIVQLSKIIPDCSMENTKSGQSKGGILSKACDYIQELRQSNIRLSEELQGLDQLQMDNEVLRQQVEDLKNKNLILRAQLRQHGVEVIIKDSH, from the exons ATGAAGGG ACAGCAGAAAGCGGTAGAGACGGAAGAGGGCACTGTGCAAATCCAGGAAG GGGCAGTGGCGACAGGCGAAGATCCCACCAGTGTGGCCATTGCTAGCATTCAATCAGCTGCCACCTTCCCTGATCCCAACATCAAATACGTCTTCCGGACAGAAAATGGGGGCACTCAG CTGATGTACAGAGTGATTCAGGTAGCCGAGGGGCAGCTGGATGGGCAGACCGAGGGGACTGGGGCCATCAGCGGTTATCCTGCAACGCAGTCCATGACACAG GCTGTCATCCAGGGCGCATTCACTAGCGAAGATGCCGTTGAGACAGAAGCTGCAACCACGGAGACGCACTACACATACTACCCTGCCACTGCAGTGGCTGACACCAGCACGTCTGCCGGGGCAGGGACCACAGCCACAGCCGTGGTGACGACCCAGAACTCAGATGCCCTGCTGGGGCAAGCGACGCCAACTGGCACAG GGCAGTTTTTTGTCATGATGTCGCCACAGGAGGTTCTGCAAAGTGGGACACAGAGGTCCATCGCACCCAGGACTCACCCTTACTCACC GAAGTCTGAAGCTCCACGAACGACCCGAGATGAGAAACGTCGGGCACAGCACAATGAAG TGGAGCGCAGGCGCAGGGACAAGATCAACAACTGGATTGTGCAGCTGTCTAAGATTATCCCTGACTGTTCCATGGAGAACACCAAGTCTGGGCAG AGCAAAGGAGGGATCCTCTCCAAAGCTTGTGACTACATCCAGGAGCTGCGGCAGAGCAATATTCGTCTCTCCGAGGAGCTGCAGGGCTTGGACCAGCTACAGATGGACAACGAGGTCTTGCGACAGCAG GTGGAAGACCTGAAAAACAAGAACCTGATCTTGCGAGCGCAGCTGCGGCAGCACGGCGTGGAGGTCATCATCAAGGACAGCCACTGA